Proteins encoded within one genomic window of Empedobacter falsenii:
- a CDS encoding DUF5074 domain-containing protein, which translates to MKKFLLSIFTIAAIQTSFAQTKEYTNGVFIVNEDWFGKANGAINFINANDSVDYNVYKTVNPGEEFGVTSQYGTIYGDNFFIVSKQENRLVVADSKTLQKKASFETIGGDGRSFVGVDAKTGYVGTSSGLYLFDIENMKLGSIIDGTSKVGQVGNMIRTSKFVFAVSSTGGILVIDPKTHQIKQTIAGSFISVVQSKDGNVWGALSKKLVKINPTTLETSEIAIPTKTVPAPFAWNAGTFCSSTQDNTIYFLSGINVVKYDVTNNKFEESFIEIPGQDTTPKETYYGAGLRIDPLTNELVLTTIGSGWGTNSQINFVHRFFDNGTLKESVKLSEYYWFPSMPVFPDNAAPIINDLETTYQINTATTIDLKDKVSDVDNLSAAIVKDLEIIENNEVAEISINDKEELVINPLKNGTAKIKLSFNSNGKVVSQNITISSAVLGTNDLAKSAVNVYPNPVNNVLFIETNEASKAEIFAITGTKMTEKTLQKGKNQLDVSSLPKGVYIIKVNNSTFKVIKK; encoded by the coding sequence ATGAAGAAATTTTTACTTTCGATTTTTACAATAGCTGCAATTCAAACAAGTTTTGCACAAACAAAAGAATACACAAACGGCGTTTTTATTGTGAATGAAGACTGGTTTGGTAAAGCAAATGGGGCAATTAATTTTATCAATGCAAATGATTCGGTTGATTATAATGTTTATAAAACAGTTAATCCTGGTGAAGAATTTGGTGTAACTTCTCAATATGGAACAATATATGGCGATAATTTTTTCATTGTTTCGAAACAAGAAAATCGTTTAGTTGTAGCTGACTCGAAAACATTACAGAAAAAAGCCAGCTTCGAAACAATTGGTGGTGATGGAAGAAGTTTTGTAGGGGTTGATGCTAAAACAGGATATGTAGGAACTTCAAGTGGACTTTATTTGTTTGATATCGAAAATATGAAACTTGGTTCGATAATCGATGGAACTTCTAAAGTTGGTCAAGTAGGAAATATGATTCGTACATCTAAATTTGTTTTTGCTGTTTCAAGTACTGGAGGAATTTTAGTTATCGACCCAAAAACACATCAAATAAAACAAACGATTGCTGGAAGTTTTATTTCTGTAGTTCAATCTAAAGATGGAAATGTGTGGGGAGCTTTATCTAAAAAATTAGTCAAAATAAATCCTACTACTTTAGAAACTTCAGAAATTGCTATTCCTACGAAAACAGTTCCAGCTCCTTTTGCTTGGAATGCTGGTACTTTTTGTTCTTCAACACAAGATAATACTATTTATTTTTTATCAGGAATCAATGTTGTGAAATACGATGTAACAAATAATAAATTTGAAGAAAGTTTTATAGAGATTCCTGGTCAAGATACAACACCAAAGGAAACATATTATGGAGCAGGTTTAAGAATTGATCCGTTGACAAACGAACTAGTATTAACTACTATTGGTTCAGGTTGGGGAACTAATTCTCAAATTAATTTTGTGCATAGATTTTTTGATAATGGAACTCTTAAAGAGTCGGTGAAATTAAGTGAGTATTATTGGTTTCCTTCAATGCCTGTTTTTCCAGATAATGCGGCACCAATTATCAATGATTTAGAGACAACTTATCAAATTAACACAGCAACAACAATTGATTTGAAAGATAAAGTTTCGGATGTTGATAATTTATCAGCAGCGATTGTAAAAGATTTAGAAATCATCGAGAATAATGAAGTAGCTGAAATTTCGATTAATGATAAGGAAGAATTAGTGATTAATCCATTAAAAAATGGAACAGCTAAAATCAAACTTTCTTTTAATTCGAATGGAAAAGTTGTTTCACAAAACATCACAATTTCATCAGCCGTTTTAGGTACAAATGATTTAGCTAAATCTGCTGTAAATGTTTATCCAAATCCTGTTAATAATGTATTGTTTATTGAAACAAATGAAGCTTCAAAAGCCGAAATTTTCGCTATTACAGGAACTAAAATGACAGAGAAAACACTTCAAAAAGGGAAAAATCAATTAGATGTTTCCTCTTTACCAAAAGGTGTTTACATCATAAAAGTTAACAATTCTACTTTCAAGGTAATCAAAAAGTAG
- a CDS encoding DUF4465 domain-containing protein: MNFNFTKKLFFNFLFATSSIFLLTSCNNDDDNTELVDQQKYETLDLSKFDLTKGTATAGGKIWEGTYTEDAELTSGIFKFKHTAWPEYLTWMGFTVSNSNDNSDQIDKEGGWLDNQWGTMAKGGADGQGTPFLVSFADHKPSEKVLKYGEEVKIDRFSSVVEITDTANKYKAKNVKLAISPWPYYGILNGDAYARKFVKGDYFAIHIYGVSANKQLTTEKPVTHYFVDFRNGINNISTNWQDVDLSALGEVKYLMFFLETTDVGNWGANTALYFTMDKLKVEKIQ, encoded by the coding sequence ATGAATTTTAATTTTACAAAGAAATTATTCTTTAATTTCTTATTTGCTACATCATCAATCTTTTTATTGACTTCTTGTAATAATGATGACGACAATACTGAATTAGTAGATCAACAAAAATATGAAACTTTAGATTTATCAAAGTTTGATTTAACAAAAGGAACTGCTACAGCCGGAGGAAAAATTTGGGAAGGTACTTATACAGAAGACGCTGAATTAACTTCAGGTATTTTCAAGTTTAAACATACAGCTTGGCCAGAGTATTTAACATGGATGGGATTCACGGTTTCTAATAGTAATGACAATTCTGATCAAATAGATAAAGAAGGCGGTTGGTTAGATAATCAATGGGGTACAATGGCAAAAGGTGGTGCAGATGGACAAGGAACACCATTTTTAGTCTCTTTCGCTGATCACAAACCATCTGAGAAAGTTTTGAAATATGGAGAAGAAGTTAAGATTGACAGATTTTCGAGTGTAGTAGAAATTACTGATACAGCTAATAAATACAAAGCAAAAAATGTAAAGTTAGCTATTAGTCCGTGGCCATATTATGGGATTTTGAATGGTGATGCATATGCAAGAAAGTTTGTAAAAGGAGATTATTTCGCGATTCATATTTATGGTGTTTCAGCAAATAAACAATTGACTACAGAAAAACCTGTAACTCATTATTTTGTTGATTTTAGAAATGGAATAAATAATATTTCAACAAATTGGCAAGATGTGGATCTTTCTGCTTTAGGAGAAGTTAAATATTTAATGTTCTTTTTAGAAACTACAGATGTAGGAAATTGGGGAGCAAACACAGCATTATACTTTACAATGGATAAATTAAAAGTAGAAAAAATACAATAA
- a CDS encoding PKD-like domain-containing protein yields MKYSKILLTALSFVLIQSCSDDENIIEINPDNATLQVSYDATRLKIVLIEPTVSGFENATYTWKLGNEIIGNEKTLGFVSDKVGAYDLTLEITSGVTSKTIKTKVNVTQELSTYSKYISQVFDYLPAVGQFTNALPAYVTGETQADMTAKAAKALVGEKSTMITLGGYGGYVVFGFDHTIMNQPNKRDFKVLGNGFAGSSEPGIVMVAYDKNKNGKPDDDEWYEIAGSEYTNPNTIKNYTITYTKPDENKTPVKGTIGWQTDIEYIKWSDNQGNSGYKTKNSYHKQSYYPLWFGQNELKFTGTLLPNNYTVNNGIWTGKQLAYGYVDNAPNNSEDSNIDIDWAVDKNGNPVKLLGIDFIKVYTATNQEAGWLGEISTEVAGAYDLHL; encoded by the coding sequence ATGAAATATTCTAAAATCTTACTAACCGCACTAAGTTTTGTTTTGATACAAAGCTGTAGTGATGATGAAAACATTATCGAGATTAATCCTGATAATGCTACTTTACAAGTATCTTATGATGCAACACGTTTAAAAATTGTTTTAATTGAACCAACTGTTTCTGGTTTCGAAAATGCAACATATACATGGAAACTTGGCAATGAAATTATTGGCAATGAGAAAACTTTAGGTTTTGTTTCTGATAAAGTTGGTGCTTATGATTTAACATTAGAAATTACTTCAGGAGTAACTTCTAAAACGATAAAAACAAAGGTTAATGTTACACAAGAATTATCTACTTACAGTAAATATATTTCTCAAGTCTTTGATTATTTGCCAGCAGTTGGACAATTCACAAATGCTTTACCAGCTTATGTAACAGGAGAAACTCAAGCTGATATGACAGCCAAAGCTGCTAAGGCTTTAGTAGGAGAAAAATCTACAATGATTACACTTGGAGGTTACGGAGGATATGTGGTATTTGGTTTTGACCATACGATTATGAACCAACCAAACAAACGCGATTTTAAAGTTTTAGGAAATGGTTTTGCTGGATCTTCTGAACCTGGAATTGTGATGGTTGCATATGATAAAAATAAAAATGGAAAACCAGATGACGACGAATGGTACGAAATTGCAGGAAGTGAGTACACGAATCCAAATACAATAAAAAATTACACTATAACGTATACTAAGCCAGACGAAAATAAAACGCCTGTAAAAGGTACTATTGGATGGCAAACAGATATTGAGTATATAAAATGGTCTGATAATCAAGGAAACTCAGGTTATAAAACTAAAAATTCTTATCATAAACAATCATATTATCCATTGTGGTTTGGGCAAAATGAACTAAAATTTACAGGGACATTATTACCAAATAATTATACTGTAAATAATGGTATTTGGACTGGTAAACAACTGGCTTATGGTTATGTTGATAATGCACCAAACAACAGCGAAGATTCAAATATTGATATTGATTGGGCTGTTGATAAAAATGGAAATCCTGTTAAATTATTAGGAATCGATTTTATCAAAGTTTACACAGCAACAAATCAAGAAGCGGGTTGGTTAGGCGAAATCTCAACAGAAGTTGCAGGTGCTTATGATTTGCATTTATAA
- a CDS encoding YncE family protein — MRNFKQLFVCFLTAITFYACQQDTYLIEKEEEGVTDPEKTDVVGFYLLNEGKMGSNMASVDYMDFTTGTYNRNIYATVNPTMVKELGDVGNDIKIYGNKLYAVINVSNFIEVMDVRTAKHLGTIPLENGRYITFANGKAYASSYAGPVTIDPKAPLGKVVEIDTINLSVTRQVTVGYQPEELEVVGNNLYVANSGGYRVPEYDKTISVIDLSTFKETNKIDVEVNLHRLKKDADGDLYVTSRGDYYNVPSNLYVLDSKTHQIKKKFDIPVSNFTIVDNKLYYYSNEFSYTTFEYTKTYGVIDTKTEQVINKTLVNDPVINEIETPYGIAVNPQTKDLFLTDVGNYVSMGYIYCFDKNGAFKWKTAAGNIPAHFAFVYK; from the coding sequence ATGAGAAATTTCAAACAATTATTCGTCTGTTTTTTAACAGCAATTACTTTTTATGCTTGTCAGCAAGATACTTATTTGATCGAGAAAGAGGAAGAAGGTGTAACCGATCCCGAAAAAACAGATGTTGTTGGTTTTTATTTACTAAACGAAGGAAAAATGGGAAGTAATATGGCTTCGGTAGATTATATGGATTTTACAACAGGAACCTATAATAGAAATATATATGCAACCGTAAATCCTACTATGGTAAAGGAATTGGGAGATGTTGGGAATGATATCAAAATTTATGGAAATAAGTTATATGCGGTTATCAACGTATCAAATTTTATCGAAGTAATGGATGTAAGAACAGCCAAACATCTGGGAACAATTCCTTTAGAAAATGGTCGTTACATCACGTTTGCAAATGGGAAAGCTTATGCATCTTCGTATGCTGGTCCTGTTACAATCGATCCGAAAGCGCCTTTGGGAAAAGTGGTCGAAATAGATACGATTAATTTATCGGTTACGCGACAAGTGACCGTAGGTTATCAGCCAGAAGAATTAGAAGTTGTTGGGAATAATTTGTATGTAGCAAACTCAGGAGGATATCGAGTTCCTGAATATGATAAAACGATTTCTGTGATTGATTTATCAACGTTTAAAGAAACTAATAAAATTGATGTTGAAGTAAACCTTCATCGTTTAAAAAAAGATGCAGATGGCGATTTATATGTGACTTCTCGTGGTGATTATTACAACGTTCCATCAAATTTATATGTGTTGGATAGTAAAACGCATCAAATCAAAAAGAAATTTGATATTCCTGTTTCTAACTTTACAATTGTTGATAACAAACTCTATTATTATTCAAACGAATTTAGTTACACAACTTTCGAATACACAAAAACTTATGGTGTAATTGATACCAAAACAGAACAAGTTATCAACAAAACATTGGTCAATGATCCTGTTATTAATGAAATCGAAACGCCTTACGGAATTGCTGTAAATCCTCAAACCAAAGATCTTTTTCTAACCGATGTCGGAAATTATGTTTCGATGGGTTACATCTATTGTTTTGATAAAAATGGTGCTTTTAAATGGAAAACTGCCGCTGGAAATATTCCTGCTCACTTTGCTTTTGTCTATAAATAA
- a CDS encoding TonB-dependent receptor produces the protein MRNLKTIIICCSLILLSCRIASAQIIHDSILELQQVNILKNNIKAVVPVQELKGAELEALNSHSVADAVRFFAGVQIKDYGGVGGLKTIDVRGMGSQHVAVFYDGIQLGNAQNGIVDLGKFSLDDMEVISLYNGQKSNIFQSAKDYASASAIYLQTKKPVFIGDKKTNATLRYKLGSIQLINPSIRIEQKITDRLSAVLSAEYVKTNGVYKFRYQRKNLDGTTAYDTVLKRRDGQVDAKRLELGLIGKGNQSNWNVKGYLYDSDRGIPAAIVRGRFDGRGQTLVDRNYFVQGKYEKRFRNFQSKINAKFAYDFTHYTDTVSTVKTENKYTQREFYVSWANLYSITDNWDVNVATDYQFNNMGADLKNFSFPTRHTNLVAFASTYRLGGLSLQGSLLGTFVKESVEMNTSAPDKNVWTPTIIANYQPFKSHDFNIRAFYKRIFRMPTFNDLYYTDIGYANLRPEYSTQYNVGFTYSKSSQNFFKNITIQADAFYNEVTDKIVAAPSGSLFRFTMLNLDEVRIKGLDVKIRSTFQLGEIEVSPMLNYGFLQALDYSNPKKSYYKNQIPYTPKHSGSFVLAASYKTWNFNYSFIYVGERYNVHQDNIKTNRLNPWFTNDLGIHKEFRLNQSLFKVSFELNNILNQQYDVVLNYPMPGRQFKLILSANL, from the coding sequence ATGAGAAATCTAAAAACTATAATTATTTGTTGCAGCTTGATTTTGCTTTCATGTCGCATTGCCTCTGCGCAAATTATTCATGATAGTATTTTAGAGCTTCAGCAAGTTAATATCTTAAAAAATAATATAAAAGCCGTTGTTCCTGTTCAGGAATTGAAAGGAGCGGAACTAGAGGCTTTAAATAGCCATTCTGTGGCAGATGCTGTTCGTTTTTTTGCAGGTGTACAAATCAAAGATTACGGTGGAGTTGGAGGTTTAAAAACTATTGATGTTCGTGGGATGGGCTCTCAACATGTTGCAGTTTTTTATGATGGAATTCAATTGGGAAATGCGCAAAATGGAATTGTCGATTTAGGGAAATTTTCTTTAGACGATATGGAAGTGATTTCTTTATATAATGGTCAAAAAAGTAATATTTTTCAATCAGCGAAAGATTATGCTTCTGCTTCTGCTATTTATCTTCAAACCAAAAAACCTGTTTTTATTGGTGATAAAAAAACAAATGCTACACTCCGTTATAAGCTAGGTTCGATTCAATTAATCAATCCTTCAATTCGTATTGAACAAAAAATTACGGATAGATTATCAGCTGTTTTGAGTGCTGAATATGTTAAAACTAATGGTGTATATAAATTCCGTTATCAACGCAAAAATTTGGATGGAACAACTGCATACGATACAGTTTTGAAACGTAGAGATGGACAAGTTGATGCAAAACGTTTGGAATTAGGATTGATTGGAAAAGGAAATCAATCGAATTGGAATGTAAAAGGATATTTGTATGATTCGGATCGTGGAATTCCTGCTGCAATTGTTCGTGGTCGATTTGATGGACGTGGACAAACTTTGGTTGATCGAAATTATTTTGTTCAAGGAAAATATGAAAAACGATTTAGAAATTTTCAATCGAAAATAAACGCAAAATTTGCTTACGATTTCACTCATTATACAGATACAGTTTCAACAGTAAAAACAGAAAATAAGTACACACAACGCGAGTTTTATGTGTCTTGGGCAAATCTTTATTCGATTACAGATAATTGGGATGTGAATGTTGCAACAGATTATCAGTTTAATAATATGGGAGCAGATTTAAAGAATTTTTCTTTTCCTACTCGTCATACAAATCTTGTAGCGTTCGCGTCTACTTATCGTCTTGGAGGTTTGAGTTTACAAGGAAGTTTATTAGGAACTTTTGTAAAAGAATCAGTAGAAATGAACACAAGTGCTCCAGATAAAAATGTATGGACGCCAACAATTATTGCCAACTATCAACCATTTAAATCTCACGATTTTAATATCAGAGCGTTTTATAAACGTATTTTTAGAATGCCAACATTCAACGATTTATACTACACAGACATTGGTTATGCGAATCTTCGACCAGAATATTCTACACAATATAATGTTGGTTTTACTTATTCTAAATCATCTCAAAATTTCTTCAAAAATATTACGATTCAAGCCGATGCTTTTTACAATGAAGTAACTGATAAAATTGTGGCTGCGCCTTCTGGAAGTTTGTTTCGTTTCACGATGCTCAATTTGGATGAAGTCAGAATAAAAGGGTTGGATGTTAAAATTCGATCAACATTTCAATTAGGAGAAATAGAGGTTTCGCCAATGCTTAACTATGGTTTTTTGCAAGCGTTAGATTATTCGAATCCTAAAAAAAGTTACTACAAAAATCAAATTCCATATACACCAAAACATAGTGGTTCTTTTGTTTTAGCGGCTTCTTATAAAACATGGAATTTTAATTACAGTTTTATTTATGTGGGAGAACGTTACAATGTTCATCAAGATAACATCAAAACAAATCGTCTTAATCCTTGGTTTACAAATGATTTAGGGATACATAAAGAGTTTAGGTTGAATCAAAGTCTATTCAAAGTTTCTTTTGAATTAAATAATATTTTGAATCAACAATATGATGTGGTTTTAAATTATCCAATGCCAGGAAGACAATTCAAGCTAATATTAAGCGCAAACTTATGA
- a CDS encoding cytochrome c oxidase assembly factor Coa1 family protein has translation MEENQYDNQLLPKESWFKRNWKWVVPIGCLSFVILFFALLIGGAFWGFSKLTSDSDVTKHAINIINQNPEVQQKLGTDVKTDGMFSGNISVSNNTGEANISVPIKGTKGSGTAIIVGEKEFDKWNYEKIAVQVDETGEVIEINKVKE, from the coding sequence ATGGAAGAAAATCAGTATGATAATCAATTGTTACCAAAGGAAAGTTGGTTTAAACGTAATTGGAAATGGGTAGTGCCTATTGGCTGTTTGTCGTTTGTGATTTTATTTTTTGCGTTGTTAATTGGAGGTGCTTTTTGGGGTTTTAGTAAGTTAACTTCGGATAGTGATGTGACAAAACATGCAATTAATATTATTAATCAAAATCCTGAAGTTCAGCAGAAATTGGGTACTGATGTTAAGACGGATGGAATGTTTAGTGGAAATATTTCTGTTTCGAATAATACAGGAGAGGCGAATATTTCTGTTCCGATAAAAGGTACAAAAGGTTCTGGAACTGCAATTATTGTTGGAGAGAAAGAATTTGATAAATGGAATTATGAAAAGATCGCTGTACAGGTTGATGAAACGGGTGAAGTGATCGAAATAAATAAAGTAAAAGAATAA
- a CDS encoding homoserine O-acetyltransferase family protein: MNFHQYNYTKPFQLENGQILENLTIAYHTAGTLNPEKNNIIWVCHALTANSDVFDWWAGLFGENELFNPKDHFIICANVIGSNYGTTNPLSTNPETNSPYYRDFPTITIKDMSNAHQLLADHLGISTIHLLIGGSLGGQQALEFTLLNQVKVDNLVLLATNAIHSPWGIAFNESQRLAIEADSTFNDKTENGGRNGLIAARTIAMLSYRTYIIYEQKQKDEDSVYNDFKASSYQKYQGEKLANRFNAHSYWTLSKAMDSQNLARNRESLEKSLSQISSNTLVIGISSDILFPPSEQKFIANHIPNAKFIEIDSIFGHDGFLVELQELNTILEHLV, from the coding sequence GTGAATTTTCATCAATATAATTATACAAAGCCATTTCAATTAGAAAATGGTCAAATTCTCGAAAATTTAACCATTGCTTATCATACAGCGGGAACATTGAATCCCGAAAAAAACAATATCATCTGGGTTTGTCATGCTTTAACGGCAAACTCGGATGTTTTCGATTGGTGGGCTGGTCTTTTTGGAGAAAATGAATTGTTCAATCCAAAAGATCATTTTATTATTTGTGCAAATGTGATTGGTTCTAATTACGGAACAACAAATCCGTTGTCTACAAATCCTGAAACAAATTCGCCTTATTATAGAGATTTTCCTACAATTACGATAAAAGATATGTCAAATGCGCATCAATTGTTAGCAGATCATTTAGGAATTTCAACTATTCATTTATTAATTGGTGGTTCACTCGGTGGTCAACAAGCGTTAGAATTTACGTTGCTGAATCAAGTTAAAGTGGATAATTTGGTTTTGTTGGCGACAAACGCGATACATTCTCCTTGGGGAATTGCGTTCAACGAATCGCAGCGTTTAGCTATCGAAGCCGATTCAACTTTTAATGATAAAACTGAGAATGGAGGAAGAAATGGATTGATTGCAGCACGTACAATTGCGATGTTGTCTTACCGTACCTATATTATATATGAACAGAAGCAAAAAGACGAGGATTCTGTTTACAATGATTTCAAAGCTTCTTCTTATCAAAAATATCAAGGTGAAAAATTAGCAAACAGATTCAATGCTCATTCTTATTGGACACTTTCGAAAGCCATGGATTCACAAAATCTGGCTCGAAATAGAGAATCTTTAGAGAAATCTTTGTCTCAGATTTCTTCGAACACTTTAGTGATTGGAATTTCCTCGGATATTTTATTTCCACCAAGTGAGCAAAAATTTATAGCGAATCATATTCCAAATGCAAAATTCATCGAAATAGATTCTATTTTTGGACACGATGGTTTCTTGGTCGAATTACAAGAATTAAATACAATTTTGGAACATCTCGTATAA
- a CDS encoding O-acetylhomoserine aminocarboxypropyltransferase/cysteine synthase family protein, with the protein MSTEKQLHFDTLQVHAGQEVDPTTGSRAVPIYQTSSYVFNDAEHGANLFALKEFGNIYTRIQNPTTDVFEKRIAALEGGVAALAVSSGQAAQFIALNNILESGDNFVSASNLYGGTYNQFKVGFKRLGVDVRFAEDADPAKIESLIDENTKAIYAETIGNPSFNVPDFEAIAAIAQKHNIPFIVDNTFGAGGYIFKPLEHGANVVVESATKWIGGHGTSIGGVIVDGGNYDWGNGKFPQFSEPSEGYHGLVFSDVFGVNGPFGNIQFIIRARVEGLRDFGPAISPFNSFLLLQGLETLSLRVQKHLDNTLEIAHWLELHPQVEKVNYPGLITSPSHHLAKKYLKNGFGAVLSFQIKGNADKANQFIDSLELINHLANVGDAKSLIIHPSATTHQQLSDGEQKSAGVFPGLLRLSVGIEYIDDIKNDLQQAFDKIK; encoded by the coding sequence ATGTCAACAGAAAAACAATTACATTTCGATACTTTACAAGTGCACGCAGGTCAAGAAGTAGACCCAACAACAGGCTCTCGCGCTGTTCCAATTTATCAAACATCTTCTTATGTATTTAATGATGCCGAACACGGAGCAAATTTATTTGCTTTGAAAGAATTTGGTAACATTTACACAAGAATTCAGAATCCAACAACTGACGTTTTCGAAAAACGTATTGCTGCGCTCGAAGGTGGTGTTGCGGCATTAGCTGTTTCATCGGGACAAGCGGCACAATTTATTGCTTTAAATAATATTTTAGAATCAGGTGATAATTTTGTTTCAGCTTCTAATCTTTATGGCGGAACATATAATCAATTCAAGGTTGGTTTTAAGCGTTTAGGTGTTGATGTTCGCTTTGCCGAAGATGCAGATCCAGCTAAAATTGAATCATTAATTGATGAAAATACAAAAGCGATTTATGCAGAAACGATAGGAAACCCGAGTTTTAATGTTCCAGATTTTGAAGCAATCGCTGCAATTGCACAAAAACACAACATTCCATTTATTGTGGATAATACGTTTGGTGCGGGCGGTTATATTTTCAAACCTTTAGAACATGGAGCAAATGTTGTCGTTGAATCTGCAACAAAATGGATCGGTGGACATGGAACTTCGATTGGTGGAGTTATCGTGGATGGCGGAAATTATGATTGGGGTAATGGTAAATTTCCACAATTTTCTGAACCATCAGAAGGTTATCATGGTTTAGTTTTTTCCGATGTCTTCGGGGTGAATGGACCTTTTGGGAATATTCAGTTTATTATTCGTGCTCGCGTAGAAGGTTTGCGCGATTTTGGTCCCGCAATTTCACCTTTCAATTCTTTCCTATTGTTACAAGGTTTAGAAACGTTGTCGTTAAGAGTTCAGAAACATTTGGACAATACGTTAGAAATTGCGCATTGGTTAGAACTTCATCCGCAAGTAGAAAAAGTGAATTATCCTGGATTAATTACTTCTCCAAGTCATCATTTGGCAAAAAAATATTTGAAAAATGGTTTTGGGGCTGTTTTATCGTTCCAAATTAAAGGAAATGCAGACAAAGCGAATCAATTTATTGATAGTTTAGAATTGATTAATCATTTAGCAAATGTTGGTGACGCAAAATCGTTAATTATTCATCCTTCCGCAACAACTCATCAACAATTGAGCGATGGTGAACAAAAATCTGCTGGAGTTTTTCCAGGATTATTGCGTCTTTCTGTCGGAATCGAATATATTGATGATATCAAAAATGATCTTCAGCAAGCTTTTGATAAAATTAAGTAA
- a CDS encoding F0F1 ATP synthase subunit epsilon has translation MHLQIITPEFVVFDAEVDAVTLPGKDGEFQLLNNHAPIVATLGEGTIKIKVHTKTFEDFDNQSGKVYSSPSNESTLLLDIKGGTIEMNNNKVIVLAN, from the coding sequence ATGCACTTACAAATTATTACGCCAGAATTCGTAGTTTTCGATGCAGAAGTAGATGCTGTTACTTTACCAGGGAAAGATGGTGAATTTCAGTTATTAAATAACCACGCTCCTATCGTTGCAACTTTAGGTGAAGGAACAATCAAAATTAAAGTTCACACAAAAACTTTCGAAGATTTCGATAATCAATCTGGTAAAGTTTACAGTTCTCCATCTAATGAATCTACATTATTGTTAGATATCAAAGGAGGAACAATAGAAATGAACAATAATAAAGTAATAGTTTTAGCAAACTAA